The Gemmatimonadaceae bacterium genome segment AGACCGACAAGGGCAGCGATGAGGGCGGCGGTCTTGATGCCGCCCGGCACCGTCTTGCCCTGCAGGCGCTTGGCGAATTCCTCGCGCGACGGGTAGTGGTAGTGCTGGCTCACTCGTGCTTCTCCTTGCTCTCAGCGCCACCCTTGGCTTCGTGCGACGAGCCATGGAGTTCGCGCATCTTGTCGCGCTCGTTGAGCCCCTTGAAGGTGCCGGAATTGATGTTCGGCGACCCCGGGGTGGGCTGCTGCGTGGGCTTGAGGTACGGGGCCGGCTTGGTCGGCGCGGTGAGCGTCGGCCCCGGCACCGTGGTGCCGTTCTGGCCCGGGTACCCGATGAGCGTCGTGTCGGCCGTGCCCTTCTGCAGCGCGCGCACGTAGTTCACGACATCCCAGCGATCGTGCTCTTCGATGCGGTTGTAGCTCGGCATGACGCCGCGGCCATTGCGCATCACGCCCCAGATGTAGCCGTCGGAGCGACCCTTCGCCGACTCCGTCATCAGGCTCGGCGCGAAGCCGTAGGCCGGATTGACCTTCTTCAGGCCACCGTTGGCATCACCCGCCGCGCCGTGGCAGACGGCGCAGTTGATCTGGTAGTACTTCTTGCCATTCGCGAGCGACGCCTCCGAGCTGGGCGTCGGGTTCGGGATCGGCGTGAAGGAGTCGATGACCGTGGGGAGCGGCTGATAGCCGATCTGCCAGGCCGCCACCGTGACGCCCTGAATGGGCACACTGTACTTCGGCTGCCCGCGCGGCGGCGTGGTGGAGTCGGCATCGCTCTGCGACACCGGTTCCCACGGCTCGATCGAAGGCTGGCGCTTGAAGTCGGTGAACCACGAGCAGGCGCCGAAGGCGACCGGCAGCGTGACCACCGCCGCCGCGCGCAGGGCGCGGGACACGGCAGGCATCATGACAGAAGTGGATGCAGGCTTACGCTTCACGCCGCACCTCCTCCGCGCCGTGCTGGCGCAGGAGTTCCTCGGCCTTCGACGCGGTGTTCGCGTCGCAGGCGACGAAGACGCCGAAGTGCCCGGCGGAGAAGCGGTCGTCGTACCCGGTCGTGCTGGTGAGACGCGGGACGCGCGAGTTGATGAACATGCCGGCCACCGTGGAGAGGGCGCCGACGAGCACCATCACCTCGAAGCCGATGATCGTGTACGGGATCCAGGAGGCGATCGCCTTGCCGCCGGTGACCAGCGGCCAGTAGTTCGACGACCACACCGCGACCCAGTAGCCGAAGCTCACGCCGAGGAGACCGCCGATGAGCGTGAAGCGGCGGACCACGCTGACGGGCGCCGCGATGGCATCCTCCAGCTCATGGCGGATGGTGGGCGAGTACACCGTGACATCGCCCAACCGCTTCTTCTTGAGGTCCTCGATCGCCTCAACGGTCGTGTCGAGGTGATGGAATACACCGAGTACACCTTGCATCAGTCGTTCTCCCCCGGCGTTTCGATCCCGTACGGCATGTGGTGGCCGGCCGTATCCACGCCATGCCCATGATGCGCGTGCTTGGTGCGTGGGATGACGATTTCCTTGAGCTCCATGATGGCCATCACGGGCATCTGCTTCACGAAGAGCAGGAACCACATGAAGAACCAGCCGAACGAGCCAACGAGGAACGCCATGTCAATCCAGCTGGGCGTGTAGCTGCCCCACTGCCACGGCTCGAACTCGTGGGAGAGCGACGGCACCACGATGACGAAGCGCTCGAACCACATGCCGAGGTTGATGAACAGCGACAGGACGAACAGCCACGTCGGATTGCGGCGGAGCTTCTGCGACCAGAGCGACATGGGCAGCGCCATGTTGCACAGGAGCATGATCCACGCGGCCCACCACCACTGGCCGAACACGCGGTTCCAGAAGAACTCCTGCTCCGGACGGACACCGCTGTACCAGGCGATGAAGAACTCAATCAGGTACGCGCAGCCGACCACCATCGAGGTGAAGAGCACGACCTTGGCCGTGGCGTCGAGGTGGTTGAGCGTGATGTAGTGCTCGAGCTTGAACCACTTCCGCATCGGGATCGCGATGGTCCACACCATGGCGAAGCCGGAGAAGATGGCGCCGGCGACGAAGTACGGCGGGAAGATCGAGGCGTGCCAGCCCGGCGTGAGCGCCATGGCGAAGTCGAAGCTAACGACCGAGTGCACGGAGAGCACGAGCGGCGTCGAGAAGGCGGCGAGGAACAGGTACGCCTTCGCGAAGTGACGCCATTCGCGATCGCTGTTGCGCCAGCCGAGCGAGAGGATGCTGTAGATCCGCTTGCGCGTCGGGTTGGTCTCCTTGTCGCGGAGCACCGCGAAGTCGGGGATCAAGCCGATGAACAAGAACGTCGTGGAGATCGTGAGGTACGTCGAGATGGCAAAGACGTCCCACACGAGCGGCGACTTGAAGTTCGGGAACAGCAGACGCCAGTTCGGATACGGGAGCAACCAGAAGAACTTCCACGGGCGCCCGATGTGAATGATCGGGAACAGACCGGCCGTCATAACCGCGAACACCGTCATCGCCTCAGCGGCGCGGTAGATCGAGGTACGGAAGCCGGCGCGGAAGAGGTACAGAATCGCCGAGATGAGCGTACCGGCGTGGCCGATACCGACCCAGAAAACGAACGTGATGATGTAGTTACCCCACATCACCGGCGGTTCGTAACCGGCCTGACCCAGCCCCCAATAGATCTGGTACATCCAGGCCGAGGCGCCGCAGAGCATCGCGATGACCGCGATGCTCAGGCCCAGGAACCACTTCTTGGTAAAGCCGAGCGTCGCGATGATATCGCGATCGACCTGCTCGTAATCACGGACTGCCGGAAGCTGGACGTCGGCCGACGCGATGTTCGGCCCACGGATCCCCTCCCGCACCGGATGTGCGACGGATGCCATGCGCGCTGTCCTCAGGCCTTCGCCGGTGCAGCCGGCGCCGGATAGTTGACCTTCTTGAGATAGACCACGGCCGTGTACGTGTTCAGCTCCTCGAACACGTGGTAGGCGCGGCGGTCATAGGCGAGCTTTGCGACCGTCCAGTTCTCGTCGGCCGCGTCACCGAAGACGATGGCGCGCGACGGACAGGCCTGCGCGCAGGCTGTCGTGAACTCGTCGGCATTGACCTCACGCCCTTCGGCGCGCGCACGGTGCTCGGCTTCACGGATGCGCTGCACGCAGAACGTACACTTCTCCATGACGCCCTTGCCACGCACGGTGACGTCGGGATTGAGCGACCAGTGCATCGGCTCCGGCCACGCGTACTGGCGGCGGGCCGGCTCACCGTAGCCGAACCAGTTGAAGTAGCGGACCTTGTACGGGCAGTTGTTGCTGCAGTAGCGCGTGCCGACGCAGCGGTTGTAGACCTGCACGTTGAGGCCGTCCGGCGAGTGATACGTGGCGTACACGGGGCACACCGGCTCGCAGGGCGCGTTGCCGCAATGCTGACACATCATCGGCACGAAGCGCGTGTCGAAGTCGGGCGAGAACTCGTTCTCCGTGTTCTCGTTGCCTTCGTAGTAGCGCTCGAGGCGGAGCCACGACATTTCGCGGCCCTTGATGATGTTCGCACCCGGACGCTCATCCCACTGCGTGGGGCTGAGGGCGCGACCCTGGTACGGGGCGCCAACCGTCGGGATGTTGTTCTCGCTGTAGCAGGCCGTGACGCAGGCCGAGCACCCGGTGCAGCGCGCGAGGTCGATGGTCATCGCCCAGCGGCGCTTCTCCATCTTCTGCACGTGGTCGGGGGCGTACATGCCCTTGTCCTTCGCTTCCGGGTTCGCGAACTCACCCTGCGCGTCGGCGGCCACCGGCGACTTGAGGCCCGTCTGGAAGTCCTGCGACGGCAGGCCCGGAATCGCGTGCTCGTGCTCTTCCTCTTCCTTTTCAGTGCCGAGGAGCACCCCGATCGGAATCGCCTGACCGATACCGCGGCCGTGCTGACGCGCCGAGCCTTCGGTCGTGACCAGCGGCGAGCTGTCTTCGCTCACCGTGACCTTGCCCTTGAGGCCACCGAGGATGAGACCACCCGCCGCATCGAATCCAGCCGGCACGAGGTCGTACGCGTTCACGCCGATGTTCTGCGCGAAGCGGCCGTACGCCGTGTGACCCTGGCCGAGCGACACCGCGACCGTGTCCGGACGCACGCCCATGTAGATGTAGGCCGGCGCGGTGATCTTGCCCGCCGCCGTCTCCACCGTGAGGTGCGTGCCTTCCTTGATACCGAGCTTCTTGGCGGTCGACGGGTGCACTTCCACCCACGACTGCCAGCAGATCTTCGTGACGGGATCCGGGAGTTCCTGGAGCCACGGCTTGTTCGCGCCCGTGCCGTCGCCCAGCGTGGGGCTGAACGAGACGTGGACGAAGAAGTCGCCCTGACCGGCGGGCGCCGGCGCCGCGGTGGCGCTCAGCGTGCGGGCCGTGGTGGCCATGAGCGGCGCGCCGCTCACGGTGGCCTGCGTCAGCGCCTTGGCATATGCCGCGCCGCCGCCCGGGAACTTGCTGATGTACCAGGTGCGGTAGTCGGCGACGTTGTACTTCGCCGCCAGCGCCTGATCCTTCTTGGCCAGCTCGATGAGCACATCGGTCGTGGCCTTCGTATCGAACACCGGCTCAAGCGTCGGCTGCTGCAGGCCGAGCTGGCCGCTCGTCGTCACCGCGTCACCCC includes the following:
- a CDS encoding 4Fe-4S dicluster domain-containing protein; the encoded protein is MSTEAGTGVKRREFLKILGATGATTAVVGCSSEKVGKLIPYVASPDNTVPGVSQYYATTCRECATGCGVLAEVRDGRPIKLEGNPEHPMNRGAICATGLSAVQGLYNPDRYRSPMVREGNALKPTTWEKALGLLAQKLGEVKSKGQAGNVVFVNQHESGTFPGFLDAWLGAQGMPAALSVDSTAPLATIAANQKAYGAAWPALDFGAAKLVVSFGADFLDGWGHGVPQQLDWADARSKYDTAPRLVYVGARRSLTGLNADQWIAAKPGSEMAICNFLNGTGDAKTASDASGVPAATIEALAAAIKAAGSGVMAICGVTGADAVECGVMVADINKKAGSVGTTIKPAAGHQGYNGLSSYADLAAAVQKMGAGSVPLAFVRGANPAHTMPKSAGFAAAFAKVGFKVSFSQVPDETSQLCDLVLPDNHWLESWGDAVTTSGQLGLQQPTLEPVFDTKATTDVLIELAKKDQALAAKYNVADYRTWYISKFPGGGAAYAKALTQATVSGAPLMATTARTLSATAAPAPAGQGDFFVHVSFSPTLGDGTGANKPWLQELPDPVTKICWQSWVEVHPSTAKKLGIKEGTHLTVETAAGKITAPAYIYMGVRPDTVAVSLGQGHTAYGRFAQNIGVNAYDLVPAGFDAAGGLILGGLKGKVTVSEDSSPLVTTEGSARQHGRGIGQAIPIGVLLGTEKEEEEHEHAIPGLPSQDFQTGLKSPVAADAQGEFANPEAKDKGMYAPDHVQKMEKRRWAMTIDLARCTGCSACVTACYSENNIPTVGAPYQGRALSPTQWDERPGANIIKGREMSWLRLERYYEGNENTENEFSPDFDTRFVPMMCQHCGNAPCEPVCPVYATYHSPDGLNVQVYNRCVGTRYCSNNCPYKVRYFNWFGYGEPARRQYAWPEPMHWSLNPDVTVRGKGVMEKCTFCVQRIREAEHRARAEGREVNADEFTTACAQACPSRAIVFGDAADENWTVAKLAYDRRAYHVFEELNTYTAVVYLKKVNYPAPAAPAKA
- a CDS encoding cytochrome c, encoding MMPAVSRALRAAAVVTLPVAFGACSWFTDFKRQPSIEPWEPVSQSDADSTTPPRGQPKYSVPIQGVTVAAWQIGYQPLPTVIDSFTPIPNPTPSSEASLANGKKYYQINCAVCHGAAGDANGGLKKVNPAYGFAPSLMTESAKGRSDGYIWGVMRNGRGVMPSYNRIEEHDRWDVVNYVRALQKGTADTTLIGYPGQNGTTVPGPTLTAPTKPAPYLKPTQQPTPGSPNINSGTFKGLNERDKMRELHGSSHEAKGGAESKEKHE
- a CDS encoding DUF3341 domain-containing protein; protein product: MQGVLGVFHHLDTTVEAIEDLKKKRLGDVTVYSPTIRHELEDAIAAPVSVVRRFTLIGGLLGVSFGYWVAVWSSNYWPLVTGGKAIASWIPYTIIGFEVMVLVGALSTVAGMFINSRVPRLTSTTGYDDRFSAGHFGVFVACDANTASKAEELLRQHGAEEVRREA